In Nonomuraea sp. NBC_00507, the following are encoded in one genomic region:
- a CDS encoding RHS repeat domain-containing protein: MPLPVRRTTYSFYGDTAVRTDVSGQTTRTLTFTHDAAGRVIKSQVRVTPEGAGGTAVPETTYGFDPATGLPAETSSTGGDKVSIAYDGFGRAMSMTDATGNVSTVTYNADGQIATTHDGKGLITFTYNGVDAAGRAERRDLPTKVDTGGAGAFTGSYDQDGRLSRQVYPGGLTGTARYDNTGTQVALTYTKDDATWLDFSALPDNQGRVAARQGPGGSAQDYDYDEAGRLIRVTEVAAQLAIVQYGVAATAVQDVELGAGSSGKASLSVCTRPPPTGTPRSSCPATR, encoded by the coding sequence TGCCGCTCCCCGTCCGGAGGACCACGTACTCCTTCTACGGCGACACCGCAGTGCGTACGGACGTCTCCGGGCAGACCACCCGAACCCTCACCTTCACCCACGACGCCGCCGGCCGCGTGATCAAGTCGCAGGTGCGGGTCACTCCCGAAGGCGCGGGCGGCACGGCGGTCCCGGAGACCACCTACGGCTTCGACCCGGCCACCGGACTGCCCGCCGAGACCTCCAGCACGGGAGGCGACAAGGTGAGCATCGCGTACGACGGTTTCGGCCGAGCCATGTCCATGACCGACGCCACCGGGAACGTCTCCACCGTCACCTACAACGCCGACGGCCAGATCGCCACCACCCACGACGGGAAAGGACTGATCACCTTCACCTACAACGGCGTGGACGCCGCAGGCAGGGCGGAACGTCGCGACCTGCCGACCAAGGTGGACACCGGCGGCGCCGGCGCCTTCACCGGCTCCTACGACCAGGACGGCCGCCTCAGCCGGCAGGTCTATCCCGGCGGTCTCACCGGCACGGCACGCTACGACAACACCGGGACCCAGGTCGCGCTGACCTACACCAAGGACGACGCCACCTGGCTGGACTTCTCCGCGCTGCCCGACAACCAGGGCCGCGTGGCCGCCCGGCAGGGCCCGGGCGGCAGCGCCCAGGACTACGACTACGACGAGGCCGGCCGGCTGATCCGGGTCACCGAAGTCGCTGCTCAGCTCGCCATCGTCCAGTACGGCGTCGCGGCCACTGCGGTGCAGGACGTCGAGCTCGGGGCGGGATCATCCGGGAAGGCGAGCCTGTCAGTGTGCA